CCTGCTTGGGCACAAACAACTATCAGAAATATTAATATTCTTTGATTCAACTGTAAACTTGTATTGGGTTATAATAGCACAAATATACTATGTATATGTTATCCTTTAATTAAGGTAATACCCTAAATTTTTAAATAAATAAAATACAAACCCTGCTTATCAGACCATTTACACATTCGATCCGTTGTCTGTAACGAGTTCTGGCAAGTTCACTCCAATTGATCTAAAGATCCAACCATTCAAGTGTTTAGCAAAAAAAAAGGGCTTTTTAAAGCCCTTTTTAATTATTAAGATTATTTCCATTAGTCGAAGTCAGCAAAGGCTGCTTCTAATTTATCCTCAATCTCTTCCAATTTCGGTTCTAATTCTTCTTTTGTTCCATCTATGTATACAATCATTGGTACTACATCCGTACCATCATCTTCTAAAAGAACATCTGCTATATCTATATTTTTATGATAAATATCAATGCTAAACAATGCATTGTACTCAGCAGCTGATCCATTGTCATTAAGAGCATCAATACCTACAACATCTACATCTGCTGTTACCTTCATATCCTCATGACTAACATCTCCAACGAAACTCTCTACTTCAAGATCACCACCTTCTATATCAAAGTCGCCAACAGCATCAAAGTTCAACGCAAAGTTGTTATTACCATTATCGCTAAAAGTAAATGAAGTTGAGACTGCTGTTGTACTTTGTGACACATCCGCAGTAAACACATAAGGGTTTACGAATAATCCGAAATCAAGTGCGTAGTTATTACTTACTAGATTCAAATCATTCAAGTTAAACTCTACTTGTTTAACACCATCAATTACCAAAGTGATATCAACAGTTACCGGCATATGAATAGACTCGCCATCAATATCAACCAAAGCATCTGTGTAATTAGAAATCGTTAAAACAACATTATTCGAATTTTGATTATGATCTGAAGGAAATTCAAAAATTAATGAACTAGAGTTTGATTCGTTCCAAGACTCCGAAGTTGCATTCCAAGTATACTTTCCTTTATTGGAGGCAAAATCAAAAGAAGGACTAGCATCTTCAAAAGACTCTACGTCCAATACATTCTCTAAACTAGCAAACAATGTATCTCTGAAGTATTCTGCATCTTCCGAATCATCCATAGCAAAATCTTCCATTACTTGAACCATCTCAACAGACTTCATGTCTTCTACTGTAACAGCTATTGCATCTACATCTGTATCAATATCAACCTTATCTTCTGCAACGGTTGTTACCTTTACCTCTTCTACTTCCTCTTCATCATCCTTACATCCTGTTGTTGACACAGCTATAGCAATTAATGCAACGAGTGGCCATTTATAAATTTTCATATTCATAGTATATCAGTTTTGTTTATTATTTGGTTTATGTCCTGTTAATTTTTTCAAGGCCTCAAATTTAGTTAATCGCGCCGTAAATCCACACCTAACGTAGTGATAATTAGCACAACAAGTGCAACTTAATTCAAAGCCAACAACCCTTATCATATATAAAGCTGATCTAAGAACAAACTCGTCTACGTAAATCGTCTAAGCCTGAAAGACAACAATTGTCAACTCTTAAATACCTACTTCCCACTTCTCAAATCAGAATTGTTCATTTTTTGCTTAAAACTATCTAGAATGCTAGCTAAAATTCTGTAGCGGGTATTTCAATTGTCACTACTTTTGCAGTGAAAATCCAAGCACATTTACAGTAAGAAAGTAATGAAGCATATTAAAAAATATCTTTTCTCGAATTCACTAACGGGTATTCTGTTGCTTTTGTTCGCAGTGGTATGTGCCAAAGCAACATTCATAGAAAATGACTTCGATACCGCCACAGCACAGGAATACGTGTACAGTGCACATTGGTTTGAAGCTCTATTAGTACTGCTTACAATAAACCTAATTGGGAATATTTTTAAATACAAAATGTATGCGAGTAAAGACAAAATCTCGCAACTGCTTATTCACTCTTCGTTTGTAGTAATGCTTATAGGTGCTGGCGTTACACGATTTATAGGCTATGAAGGAATGATGCATATCCGAGAGGGTGAGCAAAGTAATAGGCTTCTTTTGCATGAAACTTACCTAACAACTGTTATTGAAAAAGGAGATAGTCGAATTGAGTTTTCAGAAGAAGTAACCTTAGAGAGAAAAGACATTACAGACTATGAGTTTTCGCAAGAAATTGATGGTAAGAAGTTTGATTTCACACTAACTGACCTTATACCAAATGCAGATGAAATATTAGTAGAAGATGAATCTGGTGAAATGCAAATTGCCATTATGATCAGAAACAAATCAGAAGTAAAAACTTCATTTCTAAAAGCAAATCAAGTAGTTAAAATAGGTGATATAAACATATCCTTTAATACTTATAACGAAGACGCTGATTTCATTATTCGCACGGACTCGGTTGGGCTTATGTTCAAATCGAAGCAAGAATCGAACAGAATGTCAATGCTAACCCAGCAAACAGAAATAATGGATACCGGTAGATATCATGTTTTTGAAAAAAGACATTTATACGGTGCCGGTGATATGAATATTGTTCTTAAAAACTTCTTCCCTAAGTCAGTTCGGAAAATTATGCCCGCGGATAAAGAGAATAACAAGAACGCAATGACCTTCTTTGTTGCTGGCGATGGACAAACAGGCGAGGTAAACCTTTGGGACGAATCGCAGTTCGACAACAAGTTTTCCTCAACTAAAATTGGTGATTATACAGTTTCTCTCAAATACGGCCAAGGAACTATGCAGCTTCCCTTTTATGTAAAACTGAGAGATTTTCAACTAGACAGATACCCTGGATCATCGAGCCCTTCTTCGTTTGCAAGTGAAGTAACCCTGATCGACGCAGAGGAAGATGTAAGTATTGATTTTCGAATATTCATGAACAATGTACTGGACTACCGAGGATATAGATTTTTCCAAAGCTCTTATGATGAAGAAGACGAAAAAGGAACCGTACTCTCTATAAATCACGATAGGCCTGGCACATACATTAGTTATCTAGGGTACATCATGCTTGCAATGGGTATTGTGGTAAACTTCTTTAATAGAAAAAGCAGAATGAAAGATTTGTTTGCCAAAGTGAATAAGCTTTCGGCTGAACGAAAAGCGATGATGATGATTCTCGTAATGTTTTCCCTGAGCGCCACCATCAGAGCATCAAACGATACAATTCAAGTAGATTCAAAGTATATCATGAACTTTGAACACGCGGAAAAATTCGGAAGGTTATTAACGCAAGATCAGTCATCAAAAGGACGATACAAGCCTATCAATACTGTTGCCAGCGAAGTAATGCGTAAAGTAACCAGATCGGAAGAAATGTTCGGATTAAACGAAAATCAACTTCTTCTTGGAATGATGATGTTTCCTCATGAATACCAGAAATTACCACTAATTTATATCAGAAAAGGGAAATTAAAAGCTAAAGAGCTTAAAGACAAACTTGGTGTTACCGGCGATTACGCCTCGTTCATGGATTTTTTCAATAAAACATTTGAATACAAACTGAAGGGAGATGTTGAAATGGCGAATCAGATTGATCCTAAATTCAGAACCAAATACCACAAAGATGTAATTGCGGTAGACGAAAGACTCAATATCAGCTTCATGGCTTATACAGGAGAACTTCTTAATGTACTTCCTATTGAGGGAGCAGAGAATAATAAGTGGTTCAACAGACAGAATATCATGGAACTCAAAGATAGCACAGAGCAGACCATGTTCTTGCAAAAATTCTTTTCGGCATATTTTCAGTTTGTAGATGGCGCTGTTGAAGAGAATGACTGGGAAGATGCGAATCAGTTAATTGATGCACTAGGGAACTACCAGAAACGGTCCGACGCTGCGAAAGACTATTCAGATAACTTAATCGATTTCGAACTGGCTTACAACGACGCTAACATATTCATGAAACTTAGAAAGTATTATGCTTTAGTTGGATTCATTTCCCTCATCATATCTCTGGTATCATTACTATCAGGCAAATTCACGAGTAAGATCATTACCAATTTAGGAATAGCCGCAGTAGGAGTTTGCTTCATTTTACACGGCGCTGGCTTAGGAGCAAGATGGTATATCTCTGGACACGCACCCTGGAGTAATGGTTACGAGGTTATGATTTACATTGCTTGGGTAAACGTTTTAGCAGGTATGATCTTCGCTAGAAAATCTCCCATCACCGCTCCCATTACTGCAGTACTTGCCTCTATCCTTCTTTGGGTTGCCGGCTTAAGCTGGTTAGATCCTGAAATCACATCTCTTGTACCAGTTCTAAAATCATATTGGCTTACAATCCACGTTTCGTTAGAATCTGGTAGCTATGGCTTCTTCGCTCTATCTTGTTTAATTGGCATGATTACATTGCTACTTATTATTTTCAGTAGCAAAGAAAATCGAAAAGCACAACTAACGATCAAGGAACTTAGATGGGTTAACGAGATGGTGATGACCATTGGTTTATTCATGATTACAATAGGAACATT
This genomic interval from Flavobacteriales bacterium contains the following:
- the ccsA gene encoding cytochrome c biogenesis protein CcsA — encoded protein: MKHIKKYLFSNSLTGILLLLFAVVCAKATFIENDFDTATAQEYVYSAHWFEALLVLLTINLIGNIFKYKMYASKDKISQLLIHSSFVVMLIGAGVTRFIGYEGMMHIREGEQSNRLLLHETYLTTVIEKGDSRIEFSEEVTLERKDITDYEFSQEIDGKKFDFTLTDLIPNADEILVEDESGEMQIAIMIRNKSEVKTSFLKANQVVKIGDINISFNTYNEDADFIIRTDSVGLMFKSKQESNRMSMLTQQTEIMDTGRYHVFEKRHLYGAGDMNIVLKNFFPKSVRKIMPADKENNKNAMTFFVAGDGQTGEVNLWDESQFDNKFSSTKIGDYTVSLKYGQGTMQLPFYVKLRDFQLDRYPGSSSPSSFASEVTLIDAEEDVSIDFRIFMNNVLDYRGYRFFQSSYDEEDEKGTVLSINHDRPGTYISYLGYIMLAMGIVVNFFNRKSRMKDLFAKVNKLSAERKAMMMILVMFSLSATIRASNDTIQVDSKYIMNFEHAEKFGRLLTQDQSSKGRYKPINTVASEVMRKVTRSEEMFGLNENQLLLGMMMFPHEYQKLPLIYIRKGKLKAKELKDKLGVTGDYASFMDFFNKTFEYKLKGDVEMANQIDPKFRTKYHKDVIAVDERLNISFMAYTGELLNVLPIEGAENNKWFNRQNIMELKDSTEQTMFLQKFFSAYFQFVDGAVEENDWEDANQLIDALGNYQKRSDAAKDYSDNLIDFELAYNDANIFMKLRKYYALVGFISLIISLVSLLSGKFTSKIITNLGIAAVGVCFILHGAGLGARWYISGHAPWSNGYEVMIYIAWVNVLAGMIFARKSPITAPITAVLASILLWVAGLSWLDPEITSLVPVLKSYWLTIHVSLESGSYGFFALSCLIGMITLLLIIFSSKENRKAQLTIKELRWVNEMVMTIGLFMITIGTFLGGVWANESWGRYWGWDPKETWALISTLIYAFILHMRFIPGLKSVYTFSFMSVIGLGSIMMTYFGVNYYLSGLHSYATGDPIPIPEWVYYAIGIVFLISATAYFKVINQQKDGEEGTI